DNA from Cyanobacteriota bacterium:
CTAGCGCCTCACGTCAGCAGTTAGAAAAGGGCGGTATGAGTACAGTTTTAATTGTGGATGACAGTCCAACAGTCCGGCAAATGGTGTCAGAGCACTTGGAAAATAGTGGTCTGACAGTTGTCCAAGCGGCTGATGGCGTTGAGGCCATGGAAAAGGTGCAGGCGAGTGTTCCTGACTTAGTAGTGATGGACATTGTTATGCCCCGCATGAATGGCTACGAACTCTGTCGTTGGATCAAGAACAACCCCGAGTCTAAGGATGTTCCGATCATTATGTGCACCAGTAAAGCGGAGGAATTCGATCGCTATTGGGGCATGAAGCAAGGGGCAGACGCTTACATTACCAAGCCCTACCATCCACCAGAGTTGCTCAATGCTGTTAATCAGTTACTCGGTCGGTAGCTTACCTTACCCATAAGCAATGGTGCCTAGTGGTGTTCACAAGCAGTTTAGTAGTAGTGCTATTGGTTATCGTCCTAGTGGTATACCTGTGGTTTATGTAGTGTGGCCTTAGCACTAGCCTCTGGGCTAGCATTCACTCTCCCATAACGGTATTGAATCCTGATAGCTGGTGAACGCAGATGAGAGGGTGATTATGGCGGCATCACACTACTTGGCGGTTGCGTCCTACCTTCAGGCACAGCAGCATTAAGCTAGGCAAGGGAGATGTGCTAGGCAACTCTAACGCATAGCTATTGCCTCTGTCTCTTATCTACCGTCCCTTCTTCAATAGGGAGACAGCCATCGATCGTCCCTTGCCGAGATTGTTACATATGTAGTGCATTGTAGTATGTCGGTCGTATAGCTGAGGCTTGGTCATAGCAAGCTCCTATCGCTAGTGCGGTTAGCGACTTGACTTTGCAGCACTAGGGTTGGGTGTGCTAGCGTTGTCTTCTGGACATAGCCAGTGTGAGTTGGCAGCAGGACAGGTTCTGTATGCCTGACTGGTGCCTGAGGCTGAGATTGCCTCTAGGTATGCCGCCGATCGCATCTGGATATGACCAGTAGCTTGATTAGCTTA
Protein-coding regions in this window:
- a CDS encoding response regulator, whose amino-acid sequence is MSTVLIVDDSPTVRQMVSEHLENSGLTVVQAADGVEAMEKVQASVPDLVVMDIVMPRMNGYELCRWIKNNPESKDVPIIMCTSKAEEFDRYWGMKQGADAYITKPYHPPELLNAVNQLLGR